From a single Apium graveolens cultivar Ventura chromosome 2, ASM990537v1, whole genome shotgun sequence genomic region:
- the LOC141696550 gene encoding uncharacterized protein LOC141696550, with the protein MTPLFLHPSDNTSSIQVDKLQGSSDYRAWRRSMEINLSSKRKLGSKRKLSFVTGRVTSPTDDILKAEMWDTCNNTVIAWITSNVSPTIMRSIMYMTSAKDNWSNLEKRFSLSNGSRKYKLCRKLYDLKQANLSITEYYTSMKMVWEELDTLTLLPAVTVSTDEVLKLLEEIHLQKEELRLFQFLNGLDDQYNSQCSQLLLQSPLPTVELACSALEQEEAQRCMLGLNKGTNDMMAMYRRSAPDRNLICTTCGGKGHRGPKGNNSAVKSTSSHKFAGVIHSDAGISTHGFSQEQLAQLANLMPQLTMQYPAQSETDDEIDYHFSGMLYSNKDNSNANEWIIDSGATHHMTGNIWALKIASKLSGAQSINLPTGEGIDISHKGQQTSCPYMPQQNARVERKHRHILELARGLRFHSGMPLEMWGACVMTSVHLINKLSYVVLHNKSSYEMLYKYEPEYDHLRVFGCLAFACNPTQTLTIFNTEEYLVSSSKYMTHVPPSMPTPLTVDADDILVKDMAQEIEDSPQVSSPMAIIVEPIAS; encoded by the exons ATGACACCTTTATTTCTCCACCCATCAGACAATACTAGCTCGATTCAAGTCGATAAGTTGCAAGGCTCCTCAGACTACCGAGCATGGCGGCGTTCAATGGAGATCAACCTCTCCTCAAAACGCAAACTCGGTTCAAAACGCAAACTCAGCTTCGTCACAGGTAGGGTTACTAGCCCAACTGATGATATTCTTAAGGCTGAGATGTGGGATACATGTAATAACACGGTGATAGCATGGATTACAAGTAATGTTAGTCCTACTATAATGAGATCTATTATGTATATGACTAGTGCTAAAGATAACTGGTCTAATCTTGAGAAAAGGTTTTCACTCAGTAATGGAAGCAGGAAGTACAAACTTTGTCGTAAACTTTATGATCTCAAACAAGCTAATCTATCTATCACTGAGTATTATACTTCCATGAAAATGGTTTGGGAAGAACTAGATACTCTTACTCTGTTGCCTGCAGTTACAGTTTCTACTGATGAAGTTCTGAAACTTCTCGAGGAGATTCATTTGCAAAAAGAAGAACTGCGTCTCTTCCAGTTCTTAAATGGTCTTGATGATCAATATAACTCTCAGTGTAGTCAGCTATTGTTGCAGTCTCCTTTGCCCACAGTTGAGTTGGCATGTTCTGCACTTGAACAAGAAGAGGCTCAGCGATGTATGCTTGGTCTCAACAAAGGCACAAATGACATGATGGCCATGTACCGTCGATCTGCTCCAGATAGAAATCTTATATGCACAACCTGTGGTGGCAAAGGCCAT CGAGGTCCAAAAGGGAATAACAGTGCAGTCAAGTCCACTTCTAGTCACAAGTTTGCAGGTGTTATTCACTCAGATGCTGGCATTTCTACTCATGGGTTTAGTCAAGAACAACTTGCTCAATTGGCCAATCTTATGCCTCAACTCACTATGCAATATCCTGCACAATCTGAAACTGATGATGAAATCGACTACCACTTCTCGGGCATGTTGTATTCCAACAAAGATAACAGCAATGCCAATGAGTGGATAATCGATTCCGGGGCAACACatcatatgactggaaatattTGGGCTCTTAAAATTGCTTCAAAGCTGTCTGGAGCACAGAGCATCAATCTACCTACTGGAGAAGGAATTGATATTTCTCATAAAGGACAG CAGACATCTTGTCCATACATGCCTCAACAAAACGCTCGTGTCGAGCGAAAACACAGGCACATCTTAGAACTTGCACGTGGTTTAAGGTTTCACTCAGGAATGCCTTTGGAAATGTGGGGAGCCTGTGTCATGACTTCTGTTCATCTGATTAATAAACTGTCATATGTGGTTTTGCATAACAAGTCATCTTATGAGATGTTGTACAAATATGAGCCTGAATATGATCATCTAAGGGTCTTTGGTTGCCTGGCTTTTGCGTGTAATCCAACTCAAACCCTGACAATTTTCAACACAGAGGAGTACCTTGT TTCATCTTCAAAATACATGACACATGTGCCTCCCTCAATGCCTACACCTCTAACTGTCGATGCTGATGATATCTTGGTAAAAGATATGGCTCAAGAAATTGAAGATTCGCCACAGGTCTCTTCTCCAATGGCTATTATTGTGGAGCCCATTGCAAGTTGA